In Humulus lupulus chromosome 7, drHumLupu1.1, whole genome shotgun sequence, the following are encoded in one genomic region:
- the LOC133792456 gene encoding uncharacterized protein LOC133792456, with the protein MAHPCTRRTTPPTTTPTDDAPLPPPQSVGNGDHVQCDSKISIGAKNKFPFLDGSLPQSDTQNPLFYSQHPCNQMVMSWILHSIFQEIKSSIMFFDIATAMWSELNNRFDQGNGPRIFELRETLIALHQGDNSVTCYFANLKSIWDEMQKVKPRTPYTCDASMILPIDPFPSLSKVFSMIIQEECQRKLGSSHHSSFVAATTSVDSPNSQTKKMCPTRSHCQKQGHLKDKCYFLHGFPPGYGSRKTTNYNTTNTWKNLHNHPLLSSLNLFKLQALPMILQV; encoded by the exons ATGGCCCATCCATGTACACGACGCACAACTCCACCCACTACAACTCCGACTGACGATGCTCCCCTTCCGCCGCCACAATCTGTTGGAAATGGTGATCATGTACA GTGTGACTCCAAGATTTCGATTGGGGCAAAGAACAAATTTCCTTTTCTTGATGGTTCTCTTCCTCAATCAGATACACAAAATCCCCTCTTCTATTCTCAACATCCTTGTAATCAAATGGTCATGTCTTGGATCCTCCATTCAATTTTCCAAGAGATTAAAAGTAGCATCATGTTCTTCGACATTGCTACTGCCATGTGGTCAGAATTGAACAATCGCTTTGATCAAGGAAATGGTCCAAGAATCTTTGAACTTAGGGAAACTCTCATAGCTCTACATCAAGGAGATAACTCTGTCACTTGCTATTTTGCCAATCTCAAATCCATCTGGGATGAAATGCAAAAAGTCAAACCTCGCACTCCCTATACATGTGATGCATCAATGA TCTTGCCAATTGATCCATTTCCATCTTTGTCGAAAGTCTTTTCCATGATTATACAAGAAGAATGCCAAAGGAAACTTGGCTCTTCTCATCATTCTAGTTTTGTGGCTGCTACTACTTCTGTTGACAGTCCTAACTCTCAGACAAAGAAGATGTGTCCCACTCGCTCTCACTGTCAAAAACAAGGGCATCTCAAAGACAAGTGTTATTTCTTACATGGCTTTCCCCCTGGTTATGGAAGTCGTAAAACCACCAATTATAACACCACTAACACTTGGAAAAACCTGCATAATCATCCTCTGTTGTCAAGCCTCAATCTCTTCAAGCTTCAGGCACTTCCAATGATACTAcaagtgtaa